From Pelosinus fermentans DSM 17108, the proteins below share one genomic window:
- a CDS encoding RluA family pseudouridine synthase, with protein MKSFATYKVMKEHEGLTLEEYLKTILQYSGRKIQKLTRQKGILLNGKKVFLQRKVKSNDVLRVLMAQDMAYGVEPEEGSVEILYEDDYMLVLNKPAYQLVHPTGQTTKGTLANYLAYHLQQQGIITTIRPVHRLDRETSGCVIFAKDDRSQFILEQQLKDRTLKRVYWALVKGIVHPPSATIDVPIGFHPTMANRRAVKEKGDPAITHYHTLHTFSETSLIELRLDTGRTHQIRVHLAHIGYPLLGDGMYGIRTSWLTRQALHASSVSFHHVKDQNEITVQAPLPPDLTRAVDFCRSENS; from the coding sequence ATGAAATCATTTGCAACCTATAAAGTGATGAAGGAACATGAGGGTCTAACCCTTGAAGAATATCTGAAAACTATTTTGCAGTATTCCGGAAGAAAAATTCAAAAGCTAACAAGGCAAAAAGGGATCCTTTTAAACGGAAAGAAAGTTTTTCTCCAAAGAAAGGTAAAATCCAACGATGTTTTACGCGTTCTTATGGCGCAGGATATGGCTTACGGAGTTGAGCCAGAGGAAGGAAGCGTTGAGATTCTATATGAAGATGATTATATGCTAGTCCTTAATAAGCCCGCCTATCAGCTTGTTCACCCCACTGGGCAAACTACTAAGGGCACATTGGCCAATTATCTGGCTTACCACCTGCAGCAGCAAGGCATAATCACTACTATTCGCCCTGTACACAGATTAGACCGGGAAACTTCCGGATGCGTAATTTTTGCTAAAGACGATCGCAGCCAATTCATCTTAGAGCAGCAGTTAAAAGACAGAACGCTAAAGCGTGTTTACTGGGCTTTGGTAAAGGGAATTGTTCATCCTCCTTCCGCTACTATTGATGTTCCTATTGGTTTTCATCCTACTATGGCAAATCGACGTGCAGTAAAGGAAAAAGGAGATCCGGCTATTACCCATTATCATACTCTCCATACTTTTTCAGAGACATCATTAATCGAGCTGCGGTTAGATACAGGAAGAACTCATCAGATTCGAGTACATCTTGCTCATATCGGCTACCCCCTTCTGGGAGACGGCATGTATGGCATACGCACTTCTTGGCTAACCAGACAAGCCTTGCACGCATCTTCTGTAAGCTTTCATCATGTAAAAGATCAGAATGAGATTACTGTACAAGCTCCTCTTCCCCCAGACCTGACCCGGGCTGTTGACTTTTGCCGAAGCGAAAATTCCTAA
- a CDS encoding CheR family methyltransferase: protein MNGHLSSQAFQLFQKYIEEHCGIVIRDEKAYLIESRLSKFLIRFGLSSFDELYNMLRQQKQAALTEEIIDAITTNETLWFRDKTPWEVLEDQLLPRYIAAIRQGMGGKIRIWSAACATGQEPYSIAMCIDRYLLRHGIADITLNHFEIVATDISHTVLQLAKLGKYDNITMARGMTLDYREQYFRQEGRTWLLDERIKNSVQFRQFNLQNSFIGLGFFDLIFFRYVAIYFSEALKKEIIKKITNSLTKEGVLILGNSEVFLDYNEYFEAEYYKNANFYTVRGGCYENIIRR, encoded by the coding sequence ATGAATGGACACCTATCTTCCCAGGCATTTCAATTATTTCAGAAATATATTGAAGAACACTGCGGCATTGTAATTCGAGATGAGAAAGCGTATTTGATTGAGAGCCGGCTTTCCAAGTTCTTAATACGATTTGGACTATCCAGCTTTGACGAATTATATAACATGCTGCGTCAGCAGAAGCAAGCCGCTTTGACAGAAGAAATTATTGATGCGATTACAACAAATGAAACATTATGGTTTCGAGACAAAACGCCTTGGGAAGTTCTAGAAGATCAGTTGCTGCCGAGATACATTGCAGCAATCAGGCAAGGTATGGGCGGAAAAATTCGTATTTGGAGTGCTGCCTGTGCTACCGGGCAAGAGCCCTATTCCATTGCTATGTGTATTGATCGTTATCTCCTGCGGCATGGAATTGCCGATATTACATTGAATCATTTCGAGATCGTAGCCACCGATATTTCACATACGGTTTTGCAGCTTGCTAAACTGGGAAAGTATGACAATATAACGATGGCTCGTGGAATGACCTTGGATTATCGGGAACAATATTTTCGCCAGGAAGGACGTACATGGCTGCTGGATGAAAGGATCAAAAACAGCGTTCAATTCAGGCAGTTTAATTTGCAAAATAGTTTTATAGGATTAGGATTTTTTGATTTGATCTTTTTTAGGTATGTAGCAATTTACTTTTCAGAAGCATTAAAAAAGGAAATCATCAAGAAAATTACGAACTCTTTAACTAAAGAAGGTGTGTTAATTCTAGGAAATTCAGAAGTGTTCCTGGATTATAACGAATACTTTGAAGCCGAGTATTATAAAAATGCTAACTTTTATACTGTGAGGGGTGGATGTTATGAAAATATTATCCGTAGATGA
- a CDS encoding gamma-glutamyltransferase family protein: MDFDALSYPFPSKRTVVFAKNGMVATSQHLAAQSGLDILKVGGNAIDAAIAAAACLTVVEPTSNGIGGDAFALVWVKGKLYGLNSSGPSPQSISLEAVRRQGFKEMPAYGFTPVTVPGVPAAWAELSACFGKLPLSEVLKPAISYAQAGYPVSPIVSKYWAIAFKKYSKFLKGKEFASWFTTFAPLGRAPYAGEIVQLLDHAATLQEIGDTKGESFYRGSLAEKISEFSRSFGGYLQADDLAAYKAEWVQPIKVAYRGYEVWEIPPNGHGLVALMALNILNGLQLKGQNPIDAYHKQIEAIKIAFADGQKYIADPKNMTIGVSDLLSEGYGLERRKLIGDAAILPEAGRPDSGGTVYLATADKEGNMVSYIQSNYMGFGSGLVVPGTGISLHNRGKNFSLDPFHVNRLEAGKKPYHTIIPGFLTKDNKALGPFGVMGAFMQPQGHVQLLVNMIDYKLNPQAALDAPRWQWKEGKSIDLEPGFPMYMAEALLQKGHIVNLSLETGSFGRGQVIIRQQNGTFAGGTEGRADSAIAAW, encoded by the coding sequence ATGGATTTTGATGCTCTTTCTTATCCTTTTCCTTCAAAGCGTACCGTGGTTTTTGCGAAAAATGGAATGGTTGCTACTTCCCAGCATTTGGCTGCGCAATCTGGACTGGATATTCTCAAAGTAGGCGGAAATGCCATTGATGCGGCAATTGCAGCTGCTGCCTGTCTAACAGTAGTGGAACCTACCTCTAATGGAATTGGTGGTGATGCTTTTGCCTTGGTTTGGGTAAAAGGCAAATTATATGGACTAAATTCCAGCGGACCTTCACCCCAAAGCATCTCTCTTGAGGCAGTGCGAAGACAAGGTTTTAAAGAGATGCCTGCGTATGGCTTTACCCCAGTGACGGTTCCCGGGGTGCCAGCTGCATGGGCAGAGCTGTCAGCGTGTTTTGGCAAACTACCTCTAAGTGAGGTGCTAAAGCCTGCGATTTCTTATGCTCAAGCAGGATATCCTGTCTCTCCTATTGTGAGTAAGTATTGGGCAATTGCATTTAAGAAGTATTCGAAATTTCTAAAAGGAAAAGAGTTTGCATCCTGGTTTACTACCTTTGCCCCCTTGGGCAGAGCTCCTTATGCCGGCGAGATTGTTCAATTATTAGATCATGCTGCTACCTTACAGGAAATTGGTGATACAAAGGGAGAGTCTTTTTATCGAGGTTCTTTAGCAGAAAAAATAAGTGAGTTCTCTCGAAGTTTTGGCGGGTATTTACAAGCTGATGATTTGGCTGCATATAAAGCAGAGTGGGTTCAGCCAATTAAAGTTGCCTATCGAGGTTATGAGGTATGGGAAATACCGCCTAATGGCCATGGATTGGTTGCCCTTATGGCATTAAATATATTAAATGGTTTACAGCTTAAAGGGCAAAATCCTATAGATGCTTATCATAAACAAATCGAAGCTATAAAAATTGCATTTGCTGATGGACAAAAATATATTGCCGATCCTAAGAATATGACAATAGGAGTTTCTGATTTACTTTCAGAGGGCTACGGACTGGAACGAAGAAAGTTGATTGGAGATGCTGCCATACTGCCAGAAGCAGGCAGACCTGATTCTGGAGGAACGGTATATTTAGCGACAGCTGATAAGGAAGGCAATATGGTATCGTATATTCAAAGTAACTATATGGGCTTTGGCTCTGGCCTCGTTGTGCCAGGAACCGGGATTAGTCTGCATAATCGTGGCAAAAATTTTTCCTTAGATCCCTTTCATGTCAATCGGCTGGAAGCTGGGAAAAAACCGTATCACACCATTATTCCAGGTTTTCTTACGAAAGATAACAAAGCCCTAGGTCCATTTGGTGTTATGGGAGCTTTTATGCAGCCCCAGGGACATGTCCAGCTGCTGGTCAATATGATTGACTATAAATTAAATCCGCAAGCTGCTTTGGATGCACCACGCTGGCAATGGAAAGAAGGCAAAAGTATTGATTTAGAGCCGGGTTTCCCGATGTATATGGCAGAAGCATTACTGCAAAAAGGTCATATTGTTAATCTGTCTCTTGAAACTGGCAGTTTTGGACGGGGGCAAGTCATCATAAGACAACAAAATGGCACGTTTGCTGGAGGTACGGAAGGTCGTGCCGACAGTGCAATAGCTGCGTGGTGA
- a CDS encoding sigma 54-interacting transcriptional regulator yields MSADILLVAPYPSLKELAEKVKIHNDISFDIVVGNLNENWDEVDSLIRQGVKVVLSRGGTAQYLRERLDIPVVDIPATSFDILSAISLVNGKGFKKIAFITTRNIIVKTEHFNEIMNVSLCFEPVKSSKEIPSKVQELIQEGFEAIIGDVIATRQAVAQGICGQLLESGYESLLLGLQEAKQVLEAGQREKARVKQMEAILNMITEAVLTIDRQGQVTLYNTAAEKVFGYLKADVIGHQLPECIPESKLIETLQRRKEEKHLLIEINHKKIISNRIPIVIDDEIHGAVAIFEEVSHIQNLELDIRTKLNEKGLVAKYTFAQIESNSLPIQQAIKLARQYANSDGTLLIYGETGTGKEVFAQSIHNESKRSAGPFVSVNCAALNEGLLESELFGYVGGAFTGANKGGKLGLFEMAHGGTVFLDEIGEISLSFQAKLLRVLQEKEIRRVGGNRVIPVNIRVICATNRSLRDEVSNHKFREDLYYRLTVLEINLPPLRERKADVVPMAITFLKQECIKENRNLFWYDDHIFQSLLKYEWYGNARELHNFINRLVICSDAGELKESFIEEMIDKKLGEKCSDEHINIQISKNLKQMEAEIILRMLQRYEGDKDRLCREYGISKTTLWRKLNFKNER; encoded by the coding sequence ATGTCTGCCGATATTCTGCTGGTTGCTCCTTATCCGAGTCTAAAGGAATTAGCTGAAAAAGTAAAAATCCATAATGACATTTCCTTTGATATCGTTGTAGGAAACCTGAATGAAAATTGGGATGAAGTGGATTCGCTTATTAGGCAAGGGGTAAAGGTAGTTTTGTCTCGAGGGGGAACTGCACAATATTTGCGGGAACGATTAGATATTCCCGTTGTGGATATACCAGCAACATCTTTTGATATTTTAAGTGCAATTAGTCTTGTAAACGGCAAAGGCTTTAAAAAAATTGCGTTTATTACAACTAGAAATATTATTGTGAAAACGGAACATTTTAATGAGATAATGAATGTTTCTCTTTGTTTTGAGCCAGTTAAAAGTTCCAAGGAAATCCCTAGCAAAGTACAAGAGTTAATCCAAGAAGGATTTGAAGCAATTATTGGAGATGTCATTGCGACTCGACAGGCTGTTGCTCAGGGGATATGCGGTCAGTTATTAGAGTCGGGGTATGAGTCCTTGCTTTTAGGTCTTCAGGAAGCAAAGCAAGTTTTAGAAGCAGGTCAAAGAGAGAAAGCTCGCGTGAAACAAATGGAAGCTATTTTGAATATGATAACAGAGGCTGTCTTAACCATTGATAGACAGGGGCAGGTAACTTTATATAATACTGCAGCAGAGAAAGTATTTGGTTATTTAAAAGCGGATGTAATAGGGCATCAACTTCCAGAATGTATACCTGAAAGCAAGTTAATCGAAACTCTTCAACGTAGGAAAGAGGAAAAACACCTTTTAATTGAAATTAATCATAAAAAAATAATCAGTAATCGAATTCCGATAGTAATTGATGATGAAATTCATGGGGCAGTGGCTATATTTGAAGAAGTGAGCCACATACAAAATCTTGAGTTAGATATTCGTACTAAGCTAAATGAAAAGGGGCTGGTTGCCAAATATACATTTGCTCAGATTGAAAGTAATAGTTTACCAATTCAACAGGCGATAAAATTGGCAAGGCAATATGCTAATTCCGATGGAACGTTGCTAATCTATGGTGAAACAGGTACAGGAAAAGAGGTATTTGCTCAGAGTATTCATAATGAAAGCAAGCGTAGTGCAGGTCCTTTTGTCTCTGTTAACTGCGCTGCTTTAAATGAAGGTCTGCTGGAGAGTGAGCTTTTCGGATATGTTGGGGGAGCATTTACTGGAGCAAACAAAGGGGGAAAACTCGGCCTTTTTGAAATGGCTCATGGAGGTACTGTTTTCTTAGACGAAATTGGTGAAATATCTCTCAGCTTTCAAGCAAAATTATTACGAGTATTACAAGAAAAAGAGATAAGAAGAGTTGGTGGAAACCGCGTTATCCCTGTAAATATTCGTGTTATTTGCGCTACAAATCGAAGTCTAAGAGATGAGGTAAGTAACCACAAGTTTCGTGAAGATTTATATTATCGTTTAACTGTATTAGAGATCAATCTTCCACCTTTAAGGGAACGAAAAGCGGATGTAGTGCCAATGGCCATTACTTTCTTAAAGCAAGAGTGTATAAAAGAAAATAGAAATCTATTCTGGTATGATGATCACATCTTTCAGAGTCTTCTCAAATATGAATGGTATGGGAATGCACGGGAATTACATAATTTTATCAATCGGCTGGTAATTTGCAGTGATGCAGGTGAGCTGAAAGAAAGTTTTATAGAAGAAATGATAGATAAAAAGCTGGGTGAGAAGTGTTCTGATGAGCATATCAACATTCAAATTAGCAAGAATTTGAAGCAGATGGAAGCAGAAATAATTTTAAGAATGCTGCAGCGTTATGAAGGTGACAAAGACCGACTATGTCGAGAATATGGCATTAGCAAAACAACATTATGGAGAAAGCTCAATTTCAAAAATGAAAGATGA
- a CDS encoding flavodoxin translates to MKKISVIYWSGTGNTEEMAKAIAAGAGVDGVSVNLLSVDKASKDDVLKSDAVALGCSAMGNEVLEEGEFDPFITSLEGENLSGIPLVLFGSFDWGDGQWMRDWVERMEGQGAKLVDEALTIQNAPDDEGLASCKKLGAKLASAIA, encoded by the coding sequence ATGAAGAAGATTTCCGTTATTTATTGGAGTGGGACAGGTAATACTGAAGAAATGGCTAAAGCCATTGCAGCAGGCGCTGGGGTAGATGGAGTTTCGGTGAATTTACTTTCTGTGGATAAAGCGAGTAAAGATGATGTACTAAAATCTGATGCAGTAGCATTGGGTTGTTCTGCAATGGGCAATGAAGTATTGGAAGAAGGAGAATTCGATCCTTTTATTACGTCATTAGAAGGGGAAAATCTATCTGGGATTCCTTTAGTTTTATTTGGCTCTTTTGACTGGGGAGATGGTCAATGGATGAGAGACTGGGTAGAGCGAATGGAAGGACAAGGGGCTAAACTTGTAGATGAAGCCTTGACGATCCAAAACGCTCCTGACGATGAAGGACTTGCATCATGCAAAAAACTTGGAGCAAAACTTGCATCCGCTATCGCTTAA
- a CDS encoding response regulator has translation MKILSVDDSAIIRKIIRSGVEVLDYELVEAADGIEALTILEESFEEIILILLDWNMPGMDGLVFLEKIKNTASLKHIPVMMVTTESEKENIIRAIQAGAINYLVKPFTIEELMKKVLECMGEGR, from the coding sequence ATGAAAATATTATCCGTAGATGACTCGGCCATCATTCGAAAAATTATACGCAGTGGCGTAGAGGTACTTGATTATGAATTGGTGGAAGCCGCGGATGGGATAGAGGCCTTAACCATTTTAGAGGAATCTTTTGAAGAAATTATTCTAATATTATTAGATTGGAATATGCCTGGTATGGATGGATTAGTTTTTTTAGAGAAAATTAAAAATACAGCATCTCTTAAGCATATACCCGTAATGATGGTTACTACAGAGAGTGAGAAAGAAAATATTATAAGAGCGATTCAGGCTGGAGCTATTAATTACTTAGTAAAGCCCTTTACCATTGAGGAACTAATGAAGAAAGTATTAGAATGTATGGGAGAGGGGAGGTAG
- a CDS encoding UxaA family hydrolase: MGETKINALIIKSTDSVAVVIEPLQAGTIATYKVKGEEFNILVKENIPIYHKIAVFDIEKGQGLYKYGENIGCASRAIQAGQHVHIHNLESMRETIKR, translated from the coding sequence ATGGGAGAAACCAAAATTAACGCACTTATTATTAAAAGCACTGATAGTGTTGCTGTCGTTATTGAACCACTACAAGCGGGTACGATAGCTACGTACAAAGTAAAGGGGGAGGAGTTTAATATTCTCGTAAAGGAAAACATCCCGATTTATCATAAAATTGCTGTATTTGATATTGAAAAAGGGCAGGGATTATATAAATATGGTGAAAATATTGGATGTGCTTCACGTGCAATTCAAGCAGGTCAGCATGTTCATATACACAACTTAGAAAGTATGCGAGAAACGATAAAAAGATAG
- a CDS encoding methyl-accepting chemotaxis protein — MKWFNDLNIGKKLMICFMLIVFIACLMGVMGIRNIKEIEVSDQQLYEVNTIPLGDLAQAAMSYQQIRVLVGQSIIETDTERKKQYRTSIDELHNKMNMELAEFEQSIKSPMVRQEFNKLKIIQGKWSVILDEALRLIQAGDNQAAYAIYAGQGNQFSLELTQLIDRLIDLQMAHAGEKARSNSAEAEETIKNMAILLGIGFLAAMSLAVFITRKITEPVKELQNLMSQVEDGNLTITGKASSQDEIGQLTLSFNKLIETMHQMTKEIYDTVIVLNQSSNSMLMVAEVVASNSEEMSAVINSASESTEEINISVTHEANASLELNGNIHSISVATEEISSTIHSLASASEQASVSLDQVSSLIEKISGGISLVAGSAKDVSSSVSDVVIAVKEINFSLNEVGKNCQQSISVAKDAELRAQETTIIIQTLSGVSKQIGKVVNLINDIADQTNMLALNAAIEAAGAGDAGRGFAVVANEVKELAKQTSGATDEIRAQIEAMQDKMQEAVQAVNGITQVIDVMNTNSNNIAAAVTEQSTVVGDISSAVIVASDKIHLISNEIGDIAEKSRHVARGAGESTQGVKEIAHSVSELSLTAGELAKNTEGASIKMSEVANTSQKIAANVEEIAISMNEINKASHNTASKGVETTQAADELVLVSGKLEELAKRFRV, encoded by the coding sequence ATGAAGTGGTTTAATGACTTAAATATTGGCAAAAAACTAATGATTTGTTTTATGCTGATTGTCTTTATTGCGTGTCTTATGGGGGTAATGGGAATACGTAATATTAAGGAAATAGAAGTGAGTGATCAGCAGTTATATGAGGTCAATACCATTCCTCTGGGAGATCTTGCTCAGGCGGCGATGTCCTATCAGCAGATTCGAGTGCTTGTCGGTCAATCCATTATTGAAACAGATACAGAGAGGAAAAAGCAATATCGTACTTCTATTGATGAATTGCATAATAAGATGAATATGGAATTGGCGGAGTTTGAACAAAGTATTAAATCGCCAATGGTTCGACAGGAATTTAATAAGTTGAAAATCATACAAGGTAAGTGGAGCGTTATTTTGGATGAAGCATTACGTCTTATCCAGGCAGGAGATAATCAGGCTGCTTATGCTATTTATGCCGGGCAAGGCAATCAATTTTCATTAGAACTGACTCAGCTTATTGATCGGTTAATTGATCTACAAATGGCACATGCAGGCGAAAAGGCAAGAAGTAACTCGGCAGAAGCGGAAGAGACAATTAAGAATATGGCGATTTTACTTGGTATAGGCTTTTTGGCAGCGATGAGTTTAGCTGTATTTATAACTAGGAAAATTACAGAGCCTGTGAAGGAACTGCAAAATCTCATGTCCCAGGTAGAAGACGGTAATCTTACCATAACAGGAAAAGCAAGTTCTCAAGATGAAATAGGGCAGCTGACGTTGTCTTTTAATAAACTCATTGAGACAATGCACCAAATGACGAAAGAAATCTATGACACCGTTATTGTTTTGAATCAATCCTCCAATAGCATGCTGATGGTTGCGGAGGTCGTAGCATCCAACAGTGAAGAAATGAGCGCTGTTATTAACAGTGCCAGTGAGTCTACAGAGGAAATCAATATAAGTGTTACTCATGAAGCGAATGCATCTTTGGAGTTAAACGGAAATATACACTCCATCTCTGTGGCCACGGAAGAAATTTCTTCAACCATTCATAGTCTGGCTTCTGCTTCTGAGCAGGCATCTGTCAGTTTAGATCAAGTAAGCAGTCTTATTGAGAAAATATCTGGAGGTATCAGCCTAGTTGCTGGTTCTGCCAAAGATGTATCAAGTTCTGTATCCGATGTGGTAATAGCTGTAAAAGAAATTAATTTTTCTTTAAATGAAGTGGGAAAAAATTGTCAGCAATCCATTTCCGTAGCCAAAGATGCAGAGCTGCGAGCACAGGAAACTACAATTATTATTCAGACTTTAAGCGGCGTATCAAAACAGATTGGTAAGGTAGTTAATTTGATCAATGACATTGCCGATCAGACTAATATGCTGGCGCTAAATGCAGCTATTGAAGCTGCAGGTGCAGGCGATGCAGGCAGAGGATTTGCTGTTGTGGCTAATGAGGTCAAGGAATTAGCCAAGCAAACATCAGGAGCAACAGATGAGATAAGAGCCCAGATCGAAGCGATGCAAGATAAAATGCAAGAGGCAGTACAAGCAGTAAATGGTATTACCCAGGTTATTGATGTAATGAATACGAATAGTAATAACATTGCAGCAGCTGTAACAGAACAATCTACTGTAGTGGGAGATATATCTTCTGCTGTGATTGTTGCTTCTGATAAGATACATCTGATCTCCAATGAAATTGGTGATATTGCAGAGAAATCCCGCCATGTAGCCCGAGGGGCTGGGGAAAGCACACAGGGAGTGAAAGAAATTGCTCATTCTGTCAGCGAATTGTCCTTAACAGCAGGGGAGTTGGCTAAAAATACAGAAGGTGCGTCGATAAAAATGAGTGAGGTAGCTAATACTTCCCAGAAAATCGCTGCCAACGTTGAAGAGATAGCCATTAGTATGAATGAGATCAATAAAGCCTCACATAACACAGCCAGCAAAGGAGTGGAGACCACTCAGGCTGCAGATGAGCTTGTCCTGGTTTCTGGAAAATTAGAAGAATTAGCAAAACGATTTCGAGTATAA
- a CDS encoding APC family permease, translated as MINIARRLLIGKPLHNKEMMHERLPKWKALSIFSSDALSSVAYGPEQALLVLVAAQGIIAYGYLSPIIIAVSILLIIVALSYVQVSRANPGGGGAYAVAKKNIGELPALVAAGAVFADYVLTAAVSVAAGTAAIVSAFPSLAGREVGIDLGILFFILMLVNLRGMRESSNMFVYPTYAFLLGMVALIVTGMYQAITQDGALLPAASLEKQPLNMAMLYIVLRAFANGCSSMTGVEAIADSVPLFEKPEAKNAIITTYWMAGILVVMLSGVTFMMMHFHVIPILEVTALSQLAEHVFGRSFVYYYIQVTTMIVLYLAANTAYNGLPVLLSIVARDGYLPRYLSSRGERLTFSNGIIVITVSAAALIVVFGGHLDHLIALYAIGVFISFTIAQCSMVVHWKREKGSGWLIRAVVNGIGAIATGLVVIIITLTKFSHGAWAVLVFIPVMVFVFKKIRSHYDDMAEQLHLPLEENVQYDDTLMVRNYVIVPISSPTRVVYESLKFAKTLSKDIIVLHIAKDEESAAKVQMKWDQWNPGMDLEIIQSPYRLTIQPLLDYVEALKKRKNPQDYITVVIPEFETRKWWHRLLHNQTGWLLHAMLVIKENVSVTTIPYHLNK; from the coding sequence TTGATCAACATTGCTCGCCGCCTTCTCATTGGCAAGCCCCTTCATAATAAGGAAATGATGCATGAGCGGCTGCCCAAGTGGAAGGCTCTGTCCATATTTTCCTCAGATGCCCTATCATCGGTGGCCTATGGACCAGAACAAGCCTTACTCGTGCTGGTGGCCGCTCAAGGGATTATCGCTTATGGATATTTATCCCCCATCATTATTGCAGTATCGATTCTATTAATTATTGTGGCGTTATCCTATGTGCAAGTATCCCGGGCAAATCCTGGAGGCGGTGGTGCCTATGCCGTTGCCAAAAAGAACATTGGCGAGCTTCCCGCGCTAGTAGCTGCCGGTGCGGTTTTTGCTGACTACGTTCTAACGGCAGCTGTAAGTGTGGCCGCAGGAACAGCAGCCATAGTATCGGCTTTTCCCAGCTTAGCGGGTAGAGAAGTGGGAATCGATTTAGGTATTTTATTTTTCATATTGATGCTGGTGAACCTGCGTGGAATGCGAGAATCCTCCAACATGTTTGTATATCCGACCTATGCCTTTTTACTGGGGATGGTCGCTCTCATAGTAACAGGAATGTACCAAGCCATTACCCAGGATGGTGCCTTGCTGCCTGCTGCCTCCTTAGAAAAACAGCCCCTCAACATGGCAATGCTGTACATTGTACTAAGAGCCTTTGCCAATGGGTGCAGTTCCATGACGGGTGTGGAGGCAATTGCCGATAGTGTACCCTTATTTGAAAAGCCTGAAGCGAAAAATGCAATCATTACAACCTATTGGATGGCAGGCATCTTAGTAGTGATGCTAAGTGGAGTGACCTTCATGATGATGCATTTTCATGTCATTCCCATACTGGAAGTAACGGCTTTATCCCAGCTTGCAGAACATGTCTTCGGCAGATCCTTTGTCTACTATTACATTCAAGTTACGACGATGATTGTCTTATACCTGGCGGCCAATACAGCCTATAATGGTTTACCTGTATTATTGTCAATTGTAGCCAGAGATGGATATCTGCCAAGGTATCTTAGCTCTCGTGGCGAGCGTCTGACCTTTTCCAATGGCATTATCGTCATCACTGTTTCTGCCGCGGCATTAATCGTGGTCTTTGGAGGACATCTGGACCACTTAATCGCCTTATATGCAATTGGTGTATTTATCTCGTTTACCATTGCACAATGCAGTATGGTGGTTCACTGGAAGAGAGAAAAAGGAAGCGGCTGGCTGATCCGAGCTGTTGTAAATGGCATAGGAGCCATTGCTACCGGATTGGTTGTTATCATCATTACCCTCACGAAGTTTTCCCATGGTGCTTGGGCAGTATTAGTGTTCATTCCGGTGATGGTGTTCGTATTTAAGAAGATCCGCTCCCATTATGATGATATGGCAGAGCAGCTGCATCTTCCCTTGGAGGAAAACGTACAATATGATGATACCCTGATGGTGCGCAATTATGTAATAGTACCCATCTCATCCCCAACACGGGTAGTATATGAATCCTTAAAATTTGCGAAAACCCTGAGTAAAGACATTATTGTATTACATATTGCCAAAGACGAGGAGAGCGCTGCCAAAGTACAAATGAAGTGGGATCAATGGAACCCGGGGATGGATCTGGAGATCATTCAATCCCCGTATCGTCTGACCATTCAGCCCTTGCTGGATTATGTAGAAGCATTAAAAAAGAGAAAAAACCCCCAGGACTATATTACAGTTGTCATACCTGAATTTGAAACAAGGAAATGGTGGCACAGACTATTGCATAATCAAACAGGCTGGCTATTACACGCCATGCTGGTAATAAAAGAAAATGTAAGTGTGACAACCATTCCGTATCACTTAAATAAATAG
- a CDS encoding chemotaxis protein CheX, whose product MELQKELFLQKCLAESVSDVFSTMVGVELCPVQEKAAAPKGYKSEITGVMMILSTHNALLSIALSKKNAAMIVSFMTGIASVELADEELYDGVAELVNMIAGRAKALLAGTDYHYQITPPLTIVGENHFILYKKNVSQLSMEFEAGEIKLHLDLTYL is encoded by the coding sequence ATGGAATTGCAGAAAGAATTATTTTTGCAAAAATGTTTAGCAGAGTCTGTTTCTGATGTTTTTAGCACTATGGTTGGAGTAGAACTCTGCCCGGTACAAGAAAAAGCAGCTGCTCCTAAAGGGTATAAAAGTGAAATTACAGGAGTGATGATGATTTTAAGTACCCATAATGCCTTGCTTTCCATAGCACTAAGCAAAAAAAATGCGGCGATGATTGTTTCCTTTATGACAGGCATTGCCTCTGTTGAATTGGCAGATGAAGAACTGTATGATGGCGTTGCCGAATTAGTAAATATGATAGCCGGCAGGGCAAAAGCCTTATTAGCAGGAACAGACTATCATTATCAAATCACACCTCCTCTTACCATTGTTGGTGAAAATCATTTCATTCTGTATAAAAAGAACGTATCTCAGCTCAGTATGGAATTTGAAGCCGGAGAAATAAAACTTCATTTAGATTTGACCTATTTATGA